One window of Microcoleus vaginatus PCC 9802 genomic DNA carries:
- the rpsR gene encoding 30S ribosomal protein S18 yields the protein MTYFRRRVSPIKPGDPIDYKDVDLLKKYVTERGKILPRRITGLTAKQQRDLTRSIKRARIVALMPFVNQEG from the coding sequence ATGACTTACTTTCGCCGGCGCGTTTCGCCAATCAAACCAGGAGACCCGATCGACTACAAAGATGTTGATTTGCTCAAAAAATACGTCACAGAACGCGGTAAAATTTTGCCCCGCCGGATTACCGGTTTGACGGCAAAACAGCAGCGAGACCTGACCAGAAGCATCAAAAGAGCAAGAATTGTAGCTTTGATGCCCTTCGTAAACCAAGAAGGTTAA
- the rpmG gene encoding 50S ribosomal protein L33: MAKGVRIIITLECTECRTNVSKRSKGVSRYTTTKNRRNTTARLELKKFCPHCNSHTAHKEIK; encoded by the coding sequence ATGGCTAAAGGCGTCCGCATCATAATTACTCTAGAGTGTACTGAGTGCCGTACAAACGTAAGCAAACGCTCGAAAGGCGTGTCTCGGTACACCACGACCAAGAACCGTCGCAACACGACGGCGCGGCTGGAACTCAAGAAGTTCTGCCCCCATTGCAACAGCCACACTGCCCACAAAGAGATCAAGTAG
- a CDS encoding RDD family protein, whose amino-acid sequence MSSDLVPLLPKVSVGRRAAALCIDGIAVWLPSLLLGTNAIVQTIFFVLLWLILRVPIVRKNQGQSLGRWALDMKIADTRFQRIPGVQELCKREALLGLCLALAFAGIAGITSTNAAVLLLMLPLAIDCSVALTSAERFPQAFHDRIGGTIVVGARRGYSLDIKVRRLLDQVQSNVRR is encoded by the coding sequence ATGAGTTCCGACCTAGTTCCTCTCCTTCCCAAAGTATCCGTCGGCCGCCGCGCCGCGGCCCTCTGCATCGACGGAATAGCAGTTTGGCTGCCCAGTTTGCTTCTGGGCACTAATGCCATCGTCCAAACCATATTTTTTGTTTTGCTGTGGCTGATCCTGCGCGTACCCATCGTCAGGAAAAACCAAGGTCAAAGTCTCGGGCGCTGGGCCTTGGACATGAAAATTGCCGATACCAGATTCCAACGGATTCCTGGAGTACAAGAACTGTGCAAGCGCGAGGCATTGCTGGGTCTGTGCCTGGCCTTAGCCTTCGCAGGTATAGCTGGGATCACATCTACCAACGCCGCCGTCTTGCTGCTGATGCTGCCCCTGGCGATCGACTGTAGCGTTGCCCTCACCTCCGCCGAAAGGTTTCCCCAAGCTTTCCACGATCGCATCGGCGGGACGATCGTCGTCGGAGCCCGCCGTGGCTACTCGCTCGACATCAAAGTTAGAAGATTGCTTGACCAAGTGCAGAGCAATGTGAGAAGATAA